In Ostrea edulis chromosome 4, xbOstEdul1.1, whole genome shotgun sequence, a single window of DNA contains:
- the LOC130054181 gene encoding uncharacterized protein LOC130054181, which produces MVRVRTKFGLQVLSRKKTQSRDTSVMNGTTNPQYNLQNPGLAIVHQSTPVPAMNSAQMTPMSLPMGNQQYYHDQVNLSPIRNYPPNQELSGKIDNLTSKLDNINEKLNKLDIIERRLNTLEESVKLSKDDIKHMKSKFSGIEEFEENKTELKELKDSVKQIDSATKSLSSKEQDLQDQLVNLICDHNDLNERHLDIQWRNMRNNLIINGIPEVPEENTENVVIEFLSRQMEIVLDHFKFHRVHRFGRTGTGRPRPIVAKFVLYKDKERIQKSQKKLKDTPYGISDMYPREINERRKELYPHYKRARQQGMKVVMNGDKLYINNKLFDPREHVNNNHMDTDPTTGRNHGVPNRGRRMNSQR; this is translated from the coding sequence ATGGTGAGAGTGAGAACAAAATTCGGATTACAAGTACTCAGcaggaaaaaaacacagtcGAGGGACACTAGCGTCATGAATGGGACCACTAACCCACAATACAACCTACAGAATCCTGGACTGGCTATTGTTCACCAATCAACACCCGTTCCAGCGATGAACAGCGCTCAGATGACGCCAATGTCTTTGCCTATGGGTAACCAACAATATTATCACGACCAAGTGAACTTGTCACCTATCAGAAATTACCCGCCAAATCAGGAATTATCTGGCAAAATCGACAACCTCACCTCCAAGCTCGACAACATAAACGAAAAACTTAACAAACTTGACATAATCGAGCGACGGCTAAATACATTAGAGGAAAGCGTAAAACTGTCAAAAGATGATATCAAACACATGAAATCAAAGTTTTCTGGAATCGaagaatttgaagaaaacaaaacagaacTTAAGGAACTCAAGGATTCGGTGAAACAGATTGATAGTGCTACCAAATCCCTTAGCAGTAAAGAACAAGATCTCCAAGACCAGCTTGTTAACCTTATCTGTGATCACAACGATTTGAACGAGAGGCATCTTGATATTCAGTGGAGGAACATGAGGAATAATCTCATCATTAACGGAATCCCGGAAGTTCCCGAGGAAAACACCGAAAACGTAGTGATAGAATTCCTTAGTCGACAGATGGAAATAGTTCTAGACCATTTCAAATTCCATCGCGTACACAGATTTGGGCGCACTGGTACCGGAAGGCCGAGACCCATAGTGGCCAAATTTGTACTCTACAAAGACAAGGAGAGAATACAAAAATCCCAAAAGAAGCTTAAAGACACACCCTATGGAATCAGCGATATGTACCCTCGTGAAATCAACGAAAGACGCAAAGAGTTATACCCACATTACAAGCGCGCCCGACAACAAGGGATGAAAGTAGTGATGAATGGTGACAAGCTTTATATCAACAATAAGTTATTTGACCCACGTGAGCACGTAAACAACAACCACATGGACACTGACCCCACAACCGGAAGGAATCATGGAGTCCCCAATAGAGGCAGAAGAATGAACTCTCAACGCTAG